Genomic segment of Populus nigra chromosome 14, ddPopNigr1.1, whole genome shotgun sequence:
tttccccacatgtttaaGCTttattataaagctaaattataaccagctcaatattaaaaaaaaatcaaccaaaataattttgaaaaaaatattacaaaaaaaaacacaaaagaaactggaaaaaaaatacgtgaggaaaaactgtatcaatccatagtgttttgtgaggaaagttacagtgttttccccacatgatttagccttacttgtatttacttgtaattgtaattcttaaccagtttaatatttaaaaaataaaattgataaagataattttagaaaaaaaacataaaagacaaaaaaacaatgtgggaagaaacattgtagcaatcaacagtaatttgcgaggaaagctacagtactttcctcacatattgtaactgtaattcttaaccaactcaatattaaaaaataaaatcgaaaaagataattttggataaaattataaaaaaaaaaccatgtggagaaacactgtagcaattaacaatattttcaagaaaaaaaatacaaaactaaattttcaatcagctcaatattaaaaaataaaattgacaaatataattttgaaaaataaaaaaatcaaatagaaaaaccatatgggaaaacaccgtagcaatctacagtatgttaaaagaaaaaaattacaaagcaaaatttttaaccagctcaatattaaaaaaatacaattgacaaagataatttttggaaaaaataaaaaaaaaaagggaaaagaggaAAGTATtgtaggaaaaacaaaaaaaaacaaaagtaatacactgtgaatgaaaaaaaacaaaagagctaaagaaaagtgcaaaaaaataatttaatttactatTATAATCCACAGTGAAATGGGTGTGGGTGAACAATGATGTCCCCACACCCTTTAGCTTTATGTATAATAAgcacattaatttcttttacacTTGTGAATTTTCTTGTCTCATATCTAATAAAagttttcttcatattttcttattttatatgttttgttcgTTGTATGCATGTACCTTGATAAAACCATATTCAAAGTTGTGTGGTTTTAGTGTTTTCattctttcttgatttcttaaatttgaatcttgaaatcagcatttaaaaaaagtaaaactccTTTAACACCATGTTTTTTTACAAGATTAAACTCGTGTttggcttaaaaaaatatataaataatgtacattttaaaacaatattaccgCGTAAACAAACAACCTTTTCACATGTTAGAAAGACACAAGAAATTAATGTATCATTGTTAAAGGAGCTATACAAGAGTCCTTCATCAGATAGATTCTGGGCACAACATAGATCTAAAAGTTTTAGATATTGAGGTAGACTTGATAACTTCTAATTATAAGCTTTGTCTGAGATAAGAACCTAGAAAggacataaatattaaaacgatcATGTTGACCCTTATTGAGCTTATTATAGGTAACACATTACAGAGGCATTTTTTTGCAGATTATTAAGAGAAGTATTTTTGTCTAATAATCCTTAAGATTGTTtgataataaaacttaatcttgattctctctctcacacacacacatgaccATGGTTTTGAATTCCAAAAACAAGTTAGGTTTTGTCAATGGCACAATCAAACCCCCATCAGAAGAAACAGATCCTAATGGTTATGCAACTTGGTCACGTACCAATGACATAGTCCACTCATGGATCACCAACACCCTCAGTCTAGAAATCTCAGATAGTGTGATTTATTATGCTACAACTTATGAAGTTTTGGAAGATCTTCGTGAATGGTTCTCTTAAAGTAATGCATCATGTATctttaaaattcaatgaaaaattacttatcatcaacaaaaacaactCTCGGTCTCTACTTATTacacaaaattaaaaggtttatgGGATGAACTAACATCATATAGTGATGCATCTTATGGAGCCCAACAAGATCAACTAAAACTAATGCAGTTCTTGATGGGTTTAAATGAATCCTACAGTGTTATTCGTGAACAAATTCTTTTAATGAATCCTTTTCCCTCTGTACGCCAAGCATACTCCTCTATTtcccaataagaaaaaaagagactTCTCGCTACACATATAACCATCGATTTTAGTGAGAGTGTGACCATGACTGTAAGAAGCAATAACAAACCAAATCAATTTACAACAGCGAAAAGGATGGAGAGATCAGACCATCCTTATAACAGCCTACATGAAAATCGATGCCATGATCAAGACAAGCGTCGTGCAGGTTCGTTTCAAAGTAGACCATAGTGCTTTCATTATGGGGATATGAGACATCTCATTGAAACATGGTGTCAGCTTCATAGATACCCATCATTGTTAAAGGAACTATACAAGAGTCCTTCATCAGATAGATTCTGAACACAATATaaacactacaagatttaacagttttaccgacgggaTTTTTTCGTCGGCATAAGAcgtattccatcggtaattaatttaccaacgaaATCATCGATGGAAATGCTGCATCAGTGTAtctttcgtcggtaattttttgtccattggtaaatccgttggtaataaaatttttttattaccgacggatttactgaTGGAACAGACgcgtcggtaataatattttttattaccaatggatttaccgacagaatttccgtcggtaattctgtcggtaattttttaaaaatattttttaaaaaatcattttataaaattataaaataattaaattaacataaatcaacactctataatatatactcaaaatgcttggaaaaaagaataagaaaatcaactcaaataaatttgtaaaaaataaataaaataaaaaaataaattcaactaaaaaaattcatatgaaaaaaataaagttgcaatgctaaaaatttaaaaatcctataaataaatcaactaaaaattgatctcatatgaaaaaaaaatctcataacaacatgtatacaattattaagaacaaaaacaattaaaaataaaataaaatcatgaaaaaagaagaaaaaagaaaaatcttaccttaatgtagttacaagtgaagctaaggagagaaattgtttttgtaaagtatattaattaaaaaaaaactaagaggataaaagaagaaagaagaagaagacatactcGAGCatggaagaaaagagaaggagatgaggagagaaaagaagagaaagaaatagatattgatgttttttagatatagtgaagaagaagaagaataataataataagaaatgagtctgtctcttgtgaaagAAGAGGATTCAGGCTTTTATTGGGGCGCGTTAGCAATGGATTTGCcgatgaataattaaatattaatattttttaattattccgtcagtaattccatctgtaatatttaatctaaatttttaatttcataaaaagttttcagaaaccgccaacaattaccaatgatttttcaatccatcggtgattccgtctgtaatatttaaataaaaattttaaattaattgaattttttcagaaaaccgccaaataacaccgacaaTTTTTCAATCCATCAatgattttgtccgtaaagaacaacaattaacagtgcaattgaaaagtgaacagttctggaaCTTTCTGGAAAATACCAATGGaattttccgtcggtgattccttttgtaattgacatgatgaacagtggtCACAGTTTACCGACGACGGAATGAATTCCCAtggtaattccctcggtatatatcGAGAGAATATTTCCGTTGGTAAAATCCCTCGAaaatttaccgatggaaatatTCCCTCAGTATTTTCGTTTCtatttatcgattttctggtagtgaaatCTAAAAGTTTTAGATATTGGGGTAGACTTGATAACTTCTAATTATATGCTTTGTCTAAGAACCTGGAAAgagcataaatattaaaacgatattGTTGACCCTTGTTAAGCTTATTGTGGGTTGCTAAAGAACCATCCCaatctaaaagcttaagcttttagttgaagtttcaagatataatttatattattctctaatgtACCCCCTAAAGTGAAagttttttgggtttaaaaCTTGCACAAGTCGACACtattttatgcttaatttttatcaaataaataggaaacgtgagattcgaactcgtaaccgtttggtcatcaaggctctaataccatgccaaagaatcatctcaacctcagagtttaaatttttaggtgaagtttcaagatataatttatattattctctaacatggGTAACACAtcacaaaaactttttttttttttgtaaatcattAGGGAGGAGGATCTCTGTCTACTAATCCTTAAGATTGTtcataataaaacttaatcttgatgttaggggtgttcacggtttggttcggtttggtttttataaaaaaaagcaaccaaactgattttttttaaaaaaaaaaatccgaaaccgaaccgaaaccggttcaaaccgaccggtttcggttcggttttttagagcaaaaaccggtttggctcggttttggctctgtttggctcggtttttttggttttggctcggttttttcggtttggctcggttttttccgtttggctcggtttggctcggttttttttccggttttttccggttcggttcggttttccggttccagacttaaaaaaccgaaaccgaaccgaaccggtcggttttttcaaaattttaatcggtttaatcggttttttttcacggttcggttttttcggttattttttttccggttttctcggtttaatcggtttttcggtttttttgaacacccctctTGATGTATATATAAACTGATTTGAGAATAtctatataaacataaaaaaaaaatcaaaataatatttctttcccTCTCATGAACGAATGTGTGTTTACATGCTCATTTCTTGTATTCATAAAGGATCACCATCTTACAGAAAACGTAATATCAATGTACTATAGTATGTATCAAGGGCGGGTATGCTAGCGATCTAGATCTCTGGCTATAATTTTTATCACCAAATTACAATGAAGCTACAGGTATCAATTGTCAAGGGCGTTCTGCTCGTGGATATATATTATTGAACGAGAAGAAGATCAACAACTACTGAACAATATTCATCGTTCCAATTAAGCGCAAACCATATTTCTTGATAACATAGTAAGTACGTACTCCATGACTACAGAAACAGAAAATTAATCAACAAGACATCGATCCTTGCCTAGCTAGACCAGAAACAGTAAGTCAACAAGACATCCTTGCCCAGCTAGACCAAAAACAcaataaacaattttttgtACATATGCAGCAAACAGAGAGCTTAGAAGAAACTAAAAATAGAGACAGCAAAAACCTAGTTCGTCCAAGACCAAAGACTAGGAAATGGCTGCTCATGAACAGCGGGCTCTAACTCTTCTTGCTGGTTAACATAATAGTGGCCACTACCAGTACACAATGCCGGTAGATAATTAGGATGATATGGAGATGGTGATAGCTGCTGCATATTGTTCCATTGATCATGAGGTTGCTGATGATCATATCCTTTATACTGATCCAATGGCATTGTTGAATCTGCAGGCACCAAAGTTTGCTCCTCGTGCTGCTCCACACCAACATTTGTCGAGCTACCGGCTTCGAAATCATTCCTCGATGAATGTTGTTTCTTAATACTCTCTATCTCTTCTTGCAAACTTGGTTTTCCCTTATATTTAATCTTGCAAAGCCTCCACtcctaacaaaataaaagtagtaCAAATTGATGAAACAGACACGAGAATTTGGCATATAACTAAGACTGGTTAGCATGGAATTGTACACACAAAAGATAATATTGATCACTAGCCAGTACGTACCGTGGTTCTTGATTCAAGGCTGTATTCATGCATAATCCAATTAGTCTTGATGGCATTATTGCGGTTTCTTTCATTGTCCTTGAACCTATGGAATGTCAAAGGCCTCTTGTTCCCAACAAGAAGTTGATGATCATTTGCATAAACTTTCTTGACATGGCTTGTAGCTTTCCACCATCCTCGACCGATCACTTCCCTTGAATCATTTATCTCCCTCTTACAATAGTAGAATCTCTCACCATTGCTTAAAGCCGTGGATTGATTCCCTGTATGAAAAAATGTTGTAGAGattataaaagttaaatggAAAATTGCCATGGATGGACAAGATAATGGAATATTATGATACTATCAAACTTGAACCCTAAACAATACAGCTAGCCAAACTATAGGTTCAAACCATGTATTTAACTTCATTGCAgagaaatggaaagaaaaatcttgAGCCCTACATTCAATAGAACAAAGAGAGTAGTAAGTAGTGCATATATATTACACACATTCAAGATCCTGTGGTTCACGTTCATAAACATTCATTTCAAGAATGAAATGGAGTGGCATTTCTTGGCCAGAAGCTTTTCTGTCTAGGACTTGGATGAGCTCTTCATCAGTGGGATTGAACCTGAACCCATGAGGCACCATCTTCAAGTATAAAACGACCTAAATATTTCCCTTTTGTTTCAGAGACCTGATTCTGTGAAAGATGACCAGCAATGTTGCTTCTTTATATAGAGGAGAGAAAGTAAAAGGTAGCTATAGAAAAAgatgtaaagaagaaaaagaaagcacaAACATCGAGAACACGACACGACGAAAAGAGAGAGATGCTACATTCTCCACTTCACAGAAGAAATCATGCTGGGTCCATATTGGGAGACAAATTACGTCGTAAGCAATGACTTGAGAAAACCTATAATTATGAACATTTTGaacaatgcaaaaacaaaaggtaaataAAGTATTTATTGCTGTGATTGTTCCGTTTTATTTTCAGTGCtttttaaaactgttttttatttaaaaatatattaaaaataatttttttaatcattacatcatcaaaattatcaaaaaaaaaatactaaaaaattaatagatataTTCCATCAGTAAtgtttgacaaataaaaaaaaaatcttgcaatCCAGCAAGCTAGCTGATCTACTTTGAAAACGCATAGGATCCGTTAGCCTCAGTTGAACTAGCAAATCTACTGGTTGAATCGTTTAGAAAAGATTCTATATAGCTTTAGGTTCATGAATTTGGTATCTCtagttatcttttaaaattatccacttatcattttattattttatatttttaatttagggtTAAAATATGCTATTGCTAGGGCTTCCTAAATTATTAATTGATCAGAGAGCAAATTATCCGTATCCAATTTATTGACCGTTAGATAGCCGTCGACGTTGAAGAAAATTGAAGGttgattaattagatttttcattCAAACGGGGGTTGGTATTTATCACATGACTAGCACGTGACACGTAAATTCATGTGATaaatactattaattaattttggagTAATTTAGCCACCATTTATTAATTAACAcgttttaaaagaatttaatttgttaaaaaattaatttttatatttttttaattgttttgatgtattaatgtcaaaaataattttaaaaaaaataaaaatatatgtaatttgaatatatttttaaataaaacatatttaaaaaaaatcattactacatttttaaatatatcatgcAATCGTCACTTGTCATCATATAGAAATCCAAGACTTGTTGATTGGACCAATAAATTAGAACACGAAAATAAGGAAATTAATGCTTCAAGTCTTAGTTTTAAGGAAAAgtcttagttttaaaaaaaggttttatctctctctctctctctctctctctcaaagtgagaattgttttttaagttatttttttatattatttaatttttaataccaatacattaaattaattaaaaaaataaaattttgaaaaatatggttGTACCGCACCGTAAGATGCACGCCGTGGAAAGGAACCGGTTCTTCCATTGTTCACATTCAAACTGTCATTTCAAGTTATAAATGGATACAGAAAGGCAAATATTTGGAAAGATTCATTCGTTGAAAAGTGATGGGCTTGATTGGCTGAGTGAACCATCTTATGATCTTCGCCAGATACTCATGGGCTCAAACTAAACGTGCATGCATGGGACCATCGGCTAGGTTTCGTCTTGATTCAGCTGCTACTATTATTTTGTGCCAGCATCAGAATCTTATCTCTCTGTACTTCCTTAATTTTTATGACTTTCACTCCATTTTCTAGATCATCAGAAATTATTACGcccaagaatatatatatatatatatatatatatatatatatatatatatatatatattgttactGGTTTGCCTTTCTAAATCAAAAACAATACAGAAATCTATATTGATctgacaaaaagaagaagaatatattaagatattattaacatattgGCCCTTTCATATGATCTCATAACACCTCGTTTTGCTTCTAGATAGCTTATATTCAGAGTGCTGGGGTTTTGCTGGCTTTTTTAGCAGTCAACGTTTCTGTCATCCCTTTGAAGTTTACACGCTTTAATATTCGAATTCATCTTCTTTCATGGAAAAAGAACATTAACCCTTTAATTTTCATGTAGtgagatttctttttcttttttattataattttttctcaattttaaatCCCCATCCAATGATCAAGAGTTTCTGgtaaaaaattatgatcaaaTCTTTTGCTGCGTCTTATGATCACTCTGGCTGGGGAAGACAACACATGCAATTGTGGTCCACAGACAGCCATTAATATAGTATCATCAAACagattcttaaaaataatgatcTCTTTCACTTTGGATGGATGAAGCATCTTGTTAGTGTCCAAGAAACATTGATTGGGTCATCTATCCGTATAATAATAGTGTTTAGAGCTTTGCCACCAGACAAAAATGGATATCTTGATAAGATCTAAAGGAGTTGACTTCGCTGAAATCATCTGCTTGCTTTCTTTTCTATGATATctgggagttttttttttttttttatggtggtaaatgttattttttaaagtattttttatatattaaaataatatttttttttatttttaaaaaattatttttcacatcaatactttaaaataatctaaaaaaaaatttaaaagagtatttttaacattttaaaataaaatctcaaatacCATGTGACTATGCTCACAAGTTGCACcgcaataaaaatattattgttgatgtttttgttgaaaaaacatGGATATCTAAGGGatactaaatatattttaccatGTTATTATCAAAGAGATACTATAACATGTTTTAATGTTATaccacattaaaataaattataaaatttaatttttaataaatttaattttaaaaaataaaattaaaaaaacaaaaaataacctgaATCAACCCGGTTTAAACTATCAAATCCGCGCACAACCTAAAttgtaaaactaaaataactcgataaaattaaattaaaacaagtcataaaatttaattttcaatcaacttagTAATACATCAATTTCAATGCATAGAAGTTTTTCCCAATGAAAACAACACAACACTCGATTATCAAACCAAGCCACTGAACATTAATTCAACAACAAAGTTATACTAATGCACGTCACGTATATAGATGAAAATGTTTTAATGTTCATTGGTAGCAACAATAAAGAGTCAAAATTAAGATTGAATGTTCTCCATTGTGGAAATTAAAGGAAGAAACGTGATGTAGACGTGTGGCGAAggaagaaaacatgaaattgCGAGTGGAGACATACATGTGTATGGCCTgtgcatgttttttatttattttttttcaaataacgAATCGATTTAAATCTTTGAAACGACTTGTGCATACGAGGATATCTTCCACGGTCAAGAAGCAAGATTCCCTCCTTGTGGAATTTTTTGCAATCTGATAGACTAAATCTTTCCATTTCATCGATGGATATGGAATCATCTCTAGATTTGCCGTATCTTGTGACTGTGTTGTTGTCACCTTGTAGACTtgttcaaaaaacaaacaagatgtACGTGGAGGCAGAGATCTTCattcttgaaattcttcaaGAAGATCGGGTCCTCCAGTGTTCTCTCGTTGCTTTAATTTGCTCTTGTGGG
This window contains:
- the LOC133672291 gene encoding NAC domain-containing protein 83-like, translated to MVPHGFRFNPTDEELIQVLDRKASGQEMPLHFILEMNVYEREPQDLEWNQSTALSNGERFYYCKREINDSREVIGRGWWKATSHVKKVYANDHQLLVGNKRPLTFHRFKDNERNRNNAIKTNWIMHEYSLESRTTEWRLCKIKYKGKPSLQEEIESIKKQHSSRNDFEAGSSTNVGVEQHEEQTLVPADSTMPLDQYKGYDHQQPHDQWNNMQQLSPSPYHPNYLPALCTGSGHYYVNQQEELEPAVHEQPFPSLWSWTN